The Humulus lupulus chromosome 3, drHumLupu1.1, whole genome shotgun sequence genome window below encodes:
- the LOC133823636 gene encoding mediator of RNA polymerase II transcription subunit 27: MQQPQATATGATTAIQNVVGQAQSMEAPPKQVALAMDRLSHAARLIADIRLGADRLLESLFVAAQPHQSNKPVHFFQNEDDSMRQHFQDLGSVGKLLEESGVLSESLRSRSNSWGLHMPLVCPDGAVVAYAWKRQLAGQAGASAVDRTRLALKAFTDQKRRFFPHLDDEGQNGQDSEPNPKKNRGLQVVTPIHQEELSDCKTLSDILTRLEKEEPNLKVLTYERMDWLKRASSLPSSANEGPVETLKEHNFHSSNRLKPSPLSDVAADKVAVIELSFPSVFRAVVSLHPAGSIDPDAVAFFSPDEGGSYMHARGVSVYHVFRHITEHAAMALQYFLELNLKQLYMPFGIIFV; the protein is encoded by the exons ATGCAGCAACCTCAGGCGACGGCGACGGGCGCGACCACGGCGATTCAAAACGTAGTCGGTCAGGCTCAGTCCATGGAGGCGCCTCCTAAGCAGGTGGCGCTAGCAATGGACCGTTTGTCTCACGCGGCTCGGCTCATAGCCGACATTCGGCTCGGCGCTGATCGCCTCCTTGAATCCCTCTTTGTCGCCGCGCAGCCTCACCAGAGCAACAAACCTGTGCATTTCTTCCAGAACGAAGATGATTCCATGCGTCAACATTTTCAGGATCTTGGCTCCGTTG GAAAGCTGCTAGAAGAATCTGGGGTTCTTAGCGAATCACTTCGGTCGCGAAGTAATTCATGGGGGCTGCACATGCCTTTGGTTTGCCCAGACGGTGCTGTAGTTGCTTACGCTTGGAAACGTCAACTCGCCGGCCAGGCTGGCGCGTCCGCCGTTGACCGAACCAG GTTGGCTCTTAAGGCCTTCACTGATCAGAAGAGGCGATTTTTTCCTCACCTTGATGATGAAGGTCAAAATGGTCAAGATTCTGAACCGAATCCAAAGAAAAATCGTGGTCTACAAGTAGTTACACCTATTCATCAGGAAGAGCTTAGTGATTGTAAAACACTATCAGACATTCTGACTCGTTTGGAAAAAGAAGAACCAAATTTGAAAGTTTTAACCTATGAACGAATGGACTGGTTGAAAAGAGCTTCTTCCCTGCCATCCTCAGCAAATGAGGGTCCCGTGGAAACACTGAAGGAGCATAATTTTCATAGTTCAAATAGATTAAAACCAAGTCCTCTGAGTGATGTTGCTGCAGATAAGGTTGCTGTAATTGAGTTATCATTTCCTTCTGTCTTCAGAGCTGTAGTGTCTTTGCATCCAGCTGGTTCTATTGATCCAGATGCagtagctttcttttctccagaTGAG GGAGGCAGCTATATGCATGCAAGAGGTGTTTCAGTTTATCATGTATTTAGACATATAACG GAGCATGCTGCGATGGCTTTGCAATATTTTCTTGAGTTGAACCTGAAACAGCTCTATATGCCTTTTGGTATCATCTTTGTCTAA